The Oscillatoria acuminata PCC 6304 genomic interval ACGAGGCGATCGGGCTATTCTGGGGCTGGTTCCAGGACATTTTGCCTTTGGGTTTGCCCAAGTGATTGCCGATGAATTTACAGGGGATTTACGCTTTGACTTAGTATATCGCCAAGTATATGGTCATAACCGGGAAGGGGTGGTTGCCGGTGCTCATCGCTGGCACTCGTATATGGGGAGTTTTAAGCGGGGGTGGATGTACACCTTGCCGGTGTCCGATGTGGTCATTCGCATTCCCGAACTCACCGTCCCCTACCAATTAGGCGATCGCCAGTTTGACCCCCTGCAAACGATTCTCCAGGAACTCGCTTTCATGGCAACCCGCTATCGCACCGGACCGGGAAACGGGGCCTCGGTGGTGACTCCCGCTACCTCTTGTGTCAAAGATTCCAGTCAATCCCTGTTTGCCGCAATCCAACGCCTTAAAACAGAAGTGCTCAGCGATCGCACGGTCAAACAGTGGGTGGAAAATCACCCCACTGACTTTGAGGTTCAACGGTTTAAACGCCTGGAATTATTACTCGAACAAGTGGAAAAATCCATGTTAATTCCTCTGGGATATGTTCCTAAAAATTGGCGCGGTGAGAATCAGGAAGTTGCGGCTCATCGCAATGGAGCTTCGTTTAATGCTTCCACAATTTTAGAAGGATTGAAAGCCTGGAAAACCATGTTGCCCCGCCGCGCTGAAATGGAACTAATGCGGGTGTTAATGCAATATGGTGGGACGATGTTTGACTACCAATCGGCAATGATTGGTGGAAAAATTTCAGGATTAGTCCCGAATCCGCCTACGGTGATTTTGTAATTTCTCATCAGGAGAGCTAGGGTTTTGATAGGCGAATCGCTTCTATCTGGGTTCCCCCGCTCTCCCGTGAGAAAGCCTCTTTACACTCAAGAATTACCGCCTCGATAGTTTTCAGGTTTACCCCTGTTAAAGCGTCGGTTCCCTAGCCAGAACCTCGGATTAGAAATGTAGGTTTTGGACTCTACTGTCCCGGCGTTTTTCATGTTTTTGTTCATGGGTTTAAAGGCTGGCAGATTCCCCTCATTTTTAGCCTTGACCTGTTGAGTCGAATCTTATTCTGCCTTAAAAAGGGCTTGTAGATAGTTTAAAACCCCGCAATTTATTATTAAAATGGAACCCGGGCTTATTGCCCAATCTGGATAACGCTTCAACCCAATGTAGGATAAGAAAAAGTATCAGATCAAATTAGAGCAGAGTAGGCATGGAATCAGTTAAAATGGATGGGGGCAAGATTAGAGAAGTTGCATTTAGAGACGTCCTGGGTTAAAATCTCTCATTGTTCAGGAGGCGATCGCTGATTGTTGTGTTCCCAACTGCCACATTTGAGGCAAGTTGCGACAAGAACATTCTAAAATTAAGGATGACCTGTAGCAAACACTTTATGACCCTAGTTATCGGTTCGAGGGTATCTCTAAATCACGATGGAAGGCAACGTAGTCACTCTTGAACCTTAAGACAAAGGATCAAGTCTGTCGGGTTAAGGGTAATTACCGCTTTGTGCGGGGGTCCGGCTGTGGCAACTTCAGGACTTGGAAGAGTTGCACACAGGAGTCCCTAAGATGAGCGCGAAGAGAATGATCAGAGCAAAACCTGTCCGCCTATCTGATGATACCCAGCAGCAACTTAGGTGTAGCGGCTCACACAGATGAAACGAATTTTAGTGGTTGATGATGATAAAACCCTGCGAATGATGCTGAAACGTCATCTGGAAAAGCAGGGATTTGTAGTTGAGGAAGCAGATTCAGGAGTGGAAGCGTTAAACCTGTTCAAGCGGGATCCACCGGATTTGGTAGTCTCAGACGTGATGATGCCTTTGATGGACGGATTTGAATTTTGTCGGCGTCTTCGCACGAATCCTGCGGGGAAGTTGGTGCCGTTTATCTTCCTATCGAGTAAGGGAGAACTGGACGATCGCATAGAAGGTCACGCGATCGGGGCTGATGATTACTTGATCAAGCCCTTTGAACCTCTAGAGTTGGTGGCGAAAATCGAGGCACAATTAGAGCGATCGCGACGGATTCACGCCGAGATGATCCGGTTGATCCAACAGTTTACCCCGCAGACTGCGCCGCCTAGGACGGAGGAAGATTCAGTGCAACTGAGTCATGATCCGGCAAATGGGTGGCATCGCCATCCGGTTGAGTCCGAGGACCTGAACCCAATCCAGCCAGAACCGCTTCCCCTGACCCCTGCGGAAGCGCGAGTCTTTTGGGAAGTGATTCAAGGCCATCCGAATAAACAAATTGCAGCGCGTTTGGTGATTAGTCCTCGGACCGTTCAGACTCATCTGAGTCGAATTCTGAGTAAATTGGGATTAGAAAATAGGTCCCAACTGGTGCGCTTTGCTTTTGAACATGGATATCGCCCGGGGAGTGAACCGGAACCGAACTAGGTTTTGTGGGAACCCGAGGGGATCTTTCTTTCTACTGTTTGCTGTTTGAGAACAACCCATGATTCCTGGTATTTACACGATTTCTAACCTAGTGGAGGCGATCGCCGCTCACCCGGAACAGTGGCGGCCCTTGGTCTTTACCAATGGCTGTTTCGATCTGCTTCATGTGGGTCACGTTCGTTACCTCCAAACCGCTAAATCTTTGGGGCGGACTCTGGTAGTGGGTTTGAATAGCGATCGCTCAGTCCAAACCATCAAACCCGCCCAACCCGGTCTGCCCCCCCGACCCATTATCCCGGAAATCCAACGGGCGGAAGTGCTTTGTGCCTTAAAACCTGTCGATGGGGTGATTATTTTTAATGAACCCACCGCCACCTCCCTCCTGGAGGCCCTCCAGCCTGATATTTACGTTAAAGGGGGGGATTGGACCGTAGAGAGTCTACCGGAAGCCCCAACGGTGCAAGCCTATGGGGGCCGCATCGAACTTTGTAAAATTGAAGTTCCGACCTCCACTACTGGTATAATTCTTTCTATTCTCAAGCCCTAACCTGAACACCACCCTGCGGAAATTGCTTGTCCTTACAGGGGGCAGGGATGTCCTGCACTGTTCGAGTTAACCGGATCAGTTTCTCTTGACTTCTATGTTTTTTTATTCGGATTAAAGAATTAATGGCCCAGGAAGTTACTGGTTAAACCCATTGAAGTCTCCTCCTTTTAGATCCAGTAAAATACCTGTTTGTTAATTCGATATCCAACAATTATGTATGAGTGAACCAACAACGTCATCCCTATCGGAAACTTCTGCAAATCTAGCCGACCTTGAATCCCAATTAAAAACCGCCTCCGAGAAAAATCAGCTACAACTGATAGAACAGATTGCCGCAACTGGGGAAGCGGGCTTAATTATATTAAAGCAATTTTTGCAAGAGCGTCAGAAGGGTCCGATCAATTTCATTGATGGAAAAATCTATCAAGTATTGCTGAAAAGTGATTCTCCAGAAATGTCGGATTTTTTGAGAACTGCCTATCCGAATGGGGTGGTTTCTCTGCAATCATTGCGCGGCATTGATTATTCCCTAGTGCAAGAACTGCTGGCAAAACAGGATTATCAAGCAGCAGACCGCTTGAGTATGCAAAAACTCTGCGAACTGGCCGGACCCCAAGCAATGGAAAGAAAATGGTTGTATTTCACGGAGATTGATAAATTTCCCCTTGAGGACCTGCAAACTCTAGATCGGCTTTGGCAGGTTTATTCCGAGGGAAAATTTGGTCTGTCTGTCCAGCGGGAAATTTGGCTGGGAGTGGGGAAAAATTGGGATAAACTCTGGCCTAAAATTGGCTGGAAGAATGGCAATACCTGGACGAGATATCCGGGGGAATTTACCTGGGATTTAACGGCTCCCCGGGGTCATTTACCCTTGTCTAATCAATTGCGTGGCGTTCGGGTGATTGAAAAGTTGCTGACTCATCCAGCTTGGGGTTAGGGGGTTGAGGGGAAAGATATTAGGAGGAGCATCTCAAGTTTGAAGAGAGACCTAACCCCCCGGCCCCCTTCCCTCGGAGGGAAGGGGGAGAAAGACGGGAAATTCCTCCTTTACGAGCAGTAAGGGGATTGCAAAATATAAATCATCCAACCGTTCAACTGATGAAAGGAAGGTATGTGTAGGGGCCTGCGCATTGCGCCCCTACATTGACACCGTTGAGCATTTTCACTACGAACGAACGTTTTGGAGATTTTATTTTTTGGAGTTCCCTAAAAAAATTGGATTAGAATTTTCTAGGAGTCCGGGGAGTTTTCTAGGGCGTCGGTTCAGTACCCGAGCTTGACAAAATAACTGGACTATGCCTAACTGAAATTGACGACCCGATTAAATTCAAGCCCTCATTACGGTATAAAGTCTATGCGTCCTCCTTTGTGGCACCCGCCAGTAGAGCTATCAGATTCAGAACAGGTAATTATTAATCGCATCAAAAAAGCCAAGCTTTTTACTTTTCTTCGCCTGAACCGTCTGTTCATATTCGATGATGAGTTTCAAGAAGAACTAAACACCATTTTTAAAGACAGTACAATGGGCAACTGTCCCGTCGCACCAGCCCAATTGGCCTTAGCCACTATTCTCCAAGCTTATATGGGTATTTCTGACGAGGAAGTGATTGAAGAGCTAGTCATGGACCTACGATGGCAATTAGCTCTGAATTGTCTGAACTGCGAAAAACCCCCATTCAGTAAAGCCACTTTAATAAGATTCAGAAGCGCCTTAATTAAAAAAGGCTTTGACCAACGTTTAATTGACCGGACTGTAGACATTGCCAAGCTCAAAGGAGGTTTTGGTTCGGCTAACTTAAGAGCTGCATTAGATTCCTCTCCTTTATGGGGTGCAGGTAAAGTTGAAGATACCTATAATCTCTTGGGTCATGCTCTGCGTAAGGCATTGAGCATAATAGCTAGTCAGCAGGGGTGGGGGCTGGCAGAAATTGCCAATGAAGCGGGAGCGGATTTTGTCAATAGTTCCAGCTTAAAAGCCGCATTAGATTTAAATTGGGATGACCCAGCCGAAAGCCAAAAGGCATTATCAACCATACTAAAGAGCCTCAATTCTGTAGAAGAATGGATACAACAGCAGTCTAATCCTGATGAAATAGAAGAGGCACAAGCTCCTCTCCAGGTTGCCCGATTGATTGAATCCCAAAATGTGACATTAGACACAATGGGAGTGCCGAAGCTGGCCAAAGGGGTTGCTAAGGACCGACGCATTTCCATTGAAGACCCAGATATGCGGCATGGCCGAAAAAGCCGTTCTCAAAAAATAAATGGTTATAAACGCCATATTCTTAAAGATTTAGATATAGGGGTAATTCGGGCTGT includes:
- a CDS encoding adenylyltransferase/cytidyltransferase family protein; this translates as MIPGIYTISNLVEAIAAHPEQWRPLVFTNGCFDLLHVGHVRYLQTAKSLGRTLVVGLNSDRSVQTIKPAQPGLPPRPIIPEIQRAEVLCALKPVDGVIIFNEPTATSLLEALQPDIYVKGGDWTVESLPEAPTVQAYGGRIELCKIEVPTSTTGIILSILKP
- a CDS encoding IS1182 family transposase is translated as MRPPLWHPPVELSDSEQVIINRIKKAKLFTFLRLNRLFIFDDEFQEELNTIFKDSTMGNCPVAPAQLALATILQAYMGISDEEVIEELVMDLRWQLALNCLNCEKPPFSKATLIRFRSALIKKGFDQRLIDRTVDIAKLKGGFGSANLRAALDSSPLWGAGKVEDTYNLLGHALRKALSIIASQQGWGLAEIANEAGADFVNSSSLKAALDLNWDDPAESQKALSTILKSLNSVEEWIQQQSNPDEIEEAQAPLQVARLIESQNVTLDTMGVPKLAKGVAKDRRISIEDPDMRHGRKSRSQKINGYKRHILKDLDIGVIRAVAVTRANTPEAAATVDLEVDLKRQQVQLNELHIDRAYLSSHWVKERSEQLQIFCKAWPVRNSGRFDKNAFVFDWDNQVISCPNQVIMPFEPGKIVHFPKPECAACPLRERCTTSKNGRSISIHPDEGLMQELRQRQSTSSGRAQLRERTSVEHSLAHVGQWQDKRARYIGQRKNLFDLRRVAVVHNLHVIARMNEVLPIQQAAL
- a CDS encoding GUN4 domain-containing protein → MSEPTTSSLSETSANLADLESQLKTASEKNQLQLIEQIAATGEAGLIILKQFLQERQKGPINFIDGKIYQVLLKSDSPEMSDFLRTAYPNGVVSLQSLRGIDYSLVQELLAKQDYQAADRLSMQKLCELAGPQAMERKWLYFTEIDKFPLEDLQTLDRLWQVYSEGKFGLSVQREIWLGVGKNWDKLWPKIGWKNGNTWTRYPGEFTWDLTAPRGHLPLSNQLRGVRVIEKLLTHPAWG
- a CDS encoding response regulator transcription factor, whose product is MKRILVVDDDKTLRMMLKRHLEKQGFVVEEADSGVEALNLFKRDPPDLVVSDVMMPLMDGFEFCRRLRTNPAGKLVPFIFLSSKGELDDRIEGHAIGADDYLIKPFEPLELVAKIEAQLERSRRIHAEMIRLIQQFTPQTAPPRTEEDSVQLSHDPANGWHRHPVESEDLNPIQPEPLPLTPAEARVFWEVIQGHPNKQIAARLVISPRTVQTHLSRILSKLGLENRSQLVRFAFEHGYRPGSEPEPN